The following are from one region of the Streptomyces tuirus genome:
- a CDS encoding xanthine dehydrogenase family protein molybdopterin-binding subunit, translated as MTTATTGAVGTAHPRVEGRDKVTGAARYAGEIPFAELAHGWLVLSTVARGRIRALDTEPVLAMPGVLTVLHHHNAPPVDTGYTGMMGTPPDPTVGLFQHDRVPHLGWPVALVVAETSEQAREAAEALVVHYDQEPHDVAFSAGREAEAHALDGHLPAVVEKGDLEAGLAASAVVVDAEYTTPEEHHNPMEPHAAAARWEGGRLEVVDSNQGTGWVAGELAALFSLDPASVRVRSEHVGGGFGSKGVRVHQVAAVMAATVLQRPVRVVMTRRQMFSLAGHRSPTAQRVRLGADTDGRLHALEHRSLSRTSAFYDFVEPSAASSRSMYAADAHHTASRLVRLDVPTPTWMRAPGEASGSFALESALDELAERCGIDPIELRVRNEPEVGPVSGLPFGSRNLIPCFREGARRFGWDERDPRPGVRREGRWLLGTGTAAASFPTLAMPSTAALTAEADGTFTVRINAADIGTGARTALTLVAADVLEVPADRVRVEIGDSDLGAASIAGGSAGTRSWGWAVTAAAQELRRSLAPGADIPPEGITARSNTAEALGALAQKERHAFGAQFAEVAVDPGTGEVRVRRMLGIFAAGRIVNPLTARNQFLGGMIWGISMALHEEAVRDRATGGLYGADLAGYHVAAHADIPHIEADWVDDPDPDDPVGIKGIGEVGIVGAAAAVANAVWHATGVRHRDLPIRPDRVLLAGGDA; from the coding sequence ATGACCACCGCCACCACGGGAGCCGTCGGCACCGCGCACCCGCGCGTGGAGGGCCGCGACAAGGTCACCGGAGCGGCCCGCTACGCCGGCGAGATCCCCTTCGCCGAGCTCGCCCACGGCTGGCTGGTGCTGTCCACCGTCGCCCGCGGCCGCATCCGCGCCCTGGACACCGAGCCCGTACTCGCCATGCCCGGGGTCCTCACGGTGCTCCACCACCACAATGCCCCGCCGGTCGACACCGGTTACACCGGCATGATGGGCACCCCGCCGGACCCCACCGTCGGCCTCTTCCAGCACGACCGCGTGCCCCACCTGGGCTGGCCGGTGGCCCTGGTGGTCGCCGAGACCTCCGAGCAGGCCAGGGAGGCCGCCGAGGCCCTCGTGGTGCACTACGACCAGGAGCCGCACGACGTCGCGTTCTCCGCCGGGCGCGAGGCTGAGGCACACGCGCTCGACGGGCACCTGCCGGCCGTGGTGGAGAAGGGCGACCTGGAGGCCGGACTCGCCGCGTCCGCCGTGGTGGTGGACGCCGAGTACACCACCCCGGAGGAGCACCACAACCCGATGGAGCCGCACGCGGCGGCGGCCCGGTGGGAGGGCGGCAGGCTGGAGGTCGTCGACTCCAACCAGGGCACCGGCTGGGTCGCCGGCGAGCTCGCGGCCCTGTTCTCGCTCGACCCGGCTTCCGTGCGGGTCCGCTCCGAGCACGTGGGCGGCGGCTTCGGCAGCAAGGGTGTTCGTGTGCACCAGGTGGCCGCGGTGATGGCCGCGACCGTGCTGCAGCGCCCGGTCCGGGTCGTCATGACCCGCCGGCAGATGTTCTCCCTCGCCGGCCACCGCAGCCCCACCGCCCAGCGGGTCAGGCTCGGCGCCGACACGGACGGACGACTGCACGCGCTGGAGCACCGGTCGCTGAGCCGGACCTCGGCCTTCTACGACTTCGTCGAGCCCAGCGCGGCGTCGAGCCGGTCGATGTACGCGGCCGACGCCCACCACACGGCCAGCCGGCTCGTGAGACTCGACGTCCCCACCCCGACCTGGATGCGCGCCCCGGGCGAGGCGTCGGGCTCGTTCGCGCTGGAGTCGGCGCTCGACGAACTCGCCGAGCGGTGCGGCATCGACCCCATCGAACTGCGGGTCCGCAACGAGCCCGAGGTGGGCCCGGTGTCCGGCCTGCCCTTCGGCAGCCGCAACCTGATTCCCTGCTTCCGCGAAGGCGCCCGCAGGTTCGGCTGGGACGAGCGGGATCCGCGGCCCGGGGTGCGCCGGGAGGGCCGCTGGCTGCTCGGCACGGGCACCGCCGCCGCCTCCTTCCCCACCCTGGCCATGCCGTCCACGGCGGCTCTGACCGCTGAGGCGGACGGCACCTTCACGGTGCGGATCAACGCCGCGGACATCGGCACCGGCGCCCGCACGGCGCTCACCCTGGTCGCCGCCGACGTTCTGGAGGTGCCCGCGGACCGCGTCCGGGTGGAGATCGGGGACAGCGATCTCGGCGCCGCGTCGATCGCCGGAGGTTCGGCCGGCACCCGCTCCTGGGGCTGGGCCGTCACGGCCGCCGCCCAGGAGCTGCGCCGCAGCCTCGCGCCGGGCGCGGACATCCCGCCGGAGGGCATCACCGCACGGTCGAACACGGCCGAAGCCCTCGGCGCCCTCGCCCAGAAGGAGCGGCACGCTTTCGGTGCGCAGTTCGCCGAGGTCGCCGTCGACCCGGGCACCGGAGAGGTCCGGGTGCGCCGCATGCTGGGCATCTTCGCCGCCGGCCGGATCGTGAACCCGCTCACCGCCCGCAACCAGTTCCTGGGCGGCATGATCTGGGGTATCTCCATGGCCCTGCACGAGGAAGCCGTCCGGGACAGGGCGACCGGCGGCCTCTACGGCGCCGACCTCGCCGGCTACCACGTCGCCGCGCACGCCGACATCCCGCACATCGAGGCCGACTGGGTCGACGACCCCGATCCGGACGACCCGGTCGGCATCAAGGGCATCGGTGAGGTCGGCATCGTGGGCGCGGCCGCGGCGGTCGCCAACGCGGTGTGGCACGCGACCGGCGTCCGCCACCGGGACCTGCCGATCCGACCCGACCGCGTGCTGCTGGCGGGCGGCGATGCTTGA
- a CDS encoding FAD binding domain-containing protein, producing MREFDYQRAYDVSGAVALLDGDREARFLGGGTNLVDLMKSGVERPARLVDVRELPLNRVEPAEDGGLRIGATVTNSDLAAHPEVRRRYPALAQAVLAGASGQLRNMATVGGNLLQRTRCGYFADVSSPCNKRDPGSGCPALTGEHHNHAVLGASDHCVATHPSDMGVALAAFDASVAYETADGAGELPLADFYLPVGETPHLETALPPGALITGVTLPPTPTAANSRYRKVRERASYAFAIGSVAAALDVRDGLVHDVRLAFGAVASRPWRARAAERALTGGPADAEHFAAAADAELAPARPLPHNGYKVTLMRNLVVAVLSELAEEAAR from the coding sequence ATGAGGGAGTTCGACTACCAGCGGGCGTACGACGTCTCCGGCGCCGTCGCACTGCTCGACGGCGACCGGGAAGCCCGCTTCCTGGGAGGCGGCACGAACCTCGTCGATCTGATGAAGAGCGGCGTCGAACGGCCCGCCCGGCTCGTCGACGTGCGTGAACTGCCCCTGAACCGCGTCGAGCCGGCCGAGGACGGCGGGCTGCGCATCGGCGCCACCGTCACCAACAGCGACCTGGCCGCCCACCCCGAGGTCCGGCGCCGCTACCCGGCACTTGCACAGGCCGTGCTGGCCGGAGCCTCCGGCCAGCTGCGCAACATGGCCACCGTCGGCGGCAACCTCCTCCAGCGCACCCGCTGCGGCTACTTCGCCGACGTCAGCTCCCCCTGCAACAAGCGCGATCCCGGCAGCGGGTGCCCCGCCCTCACCGGAGAGCACCACAACCACGCCGTCCTGGGCGCCTCCGACCACTGCGTGGCCACCCACCCCTCCGACATGGGCGTGGCACTGGCCGCCTTCGACGCGAGCGTGGCGTACGAAACGGCCGATGGGGCCGGGGAGTTGCCGCTCGCCGACTTCTACCTGCCGGTGGGGGAGACCCCGCATCTGGAGACGGCCCTGCCACCGGGCGCGCTCATCACCGGTGTCACCCTGCCGCCCACCCCCACAGCGGCCAACTCCCGCTACCGCAAGGTGCGCGAGCGGGCCTCGTACGCCTTCGCCATCGGCTCCGTAGCCGCCGCGCTCGACGTGCGGGACGGCCTCGTCCACGACGTGCGTCTGGCCTTCGGCGCGGTCGCCTCCCGCCCATGGCGCGCCCGTGCGGCCGAACGCGCCCTGACCGGCGGCCCGGCCGACGCCGAGCACTTCGCGGCCGCGGCGGACGCCGAACTGGCCCCCGCCAGGCCCCTGCCCCACAACGGATACAAGGTGACCCTGATGCGCAACCTCGTCGTGGCCGTGCTCAGCGAACTCGCCGAGGAGGCCGCCCGATGA
- a CDS encoding (2Fe-2S)-binding protein yields MPASTSSDLTLSVNGEKFTLTVDHRTTLLDALRERLDMTGTKKGCDQGQCGACTVLLDGRRSVACLQLAVAAEGREITTIEGVADGERLHPVQQAFLDLDGFQCGYCTPGQICSAIAVIEEHAAGWPSAATGDVRPEAGPPPLTPEEIRERMSGNLCRCGAYVSIVQAVARAAEETKGAAA; encoded by the coding sequence ATGCCAGCATCGACGTCCAGCGACCTCACCCTGTCCGTCAACGGCGAGAAGTTCACGCTGACCGTCGACCACCGCACCACCCTGCTCGACGCCCTGCGTGAGCGACTCGACATGACCGGTACCAAGAAGGGCTGCGACCAGGGCCAGTGCGGTGCCTGCACGGTCCTGCTCGACGGCCGCCGGAGCGTGGCCTGCCTCCAGCTCGCCGTGGCCGCGGAAGGGCGCGAGATCACCACCATCGAAGGAGTGGCCGACGGCGAGCGACTGCACCCCGTGCAGCAGGCGTTCCTGGACCTGGACGGCTTCCAGTGCGGCTACTGCACGCCGGGCCAGATCTGTTCGGCCATCGCCGTGATCGAGGAGCACGCGGCCGGCTGGCCGAGCGCGGCCACCGGCGACGTCCGGCCCGAGGCGGGACCACCGCCGCTGACCCCGGAGGAGATCCGCGAGCGCATGAGCGGCAACCTGTGCCGCTGCGGCGCATACGTGTCGATCGTCCAGGCCGTGGCCAGGGCCGCCGAGGAGACCAAGGGAGCTGCGGCATGA
- a CDS encoding TetR/AcrR family transcriptional regulator, with translation MRKKDAPLRSDAQRNRERILEVALEELTHSAGVPLSAIAKKAGVGQGTFYRHFPTREALVLEIYRHEMQQVADTAPALLESREPDRALREWMDRLARFAMTKAGLADAIRQATSAPGQPEKPGHTPVTEAADLLLRAAEEAGTIRPGVTASDLFLVIGGLWTMDPHTDWQPRATRLLDFVMDGLRVGAAGG, from the coding sequence GTGCGGAAGAAGGACGCTCCCCTGCGCTCGGACGCGCAGCGCAACCGCGAGCGCATCCTGGAGGTCGCGCTGGAGGAACTGACGCACTCGGCGGGCGTCCCGCTGAGCGCGATCGCCAAGAAGGCGGGCGTCGGGCAGGGCACCTTCTACCGCCACTTCCCCACCCGTGAGGCGCTCGTCCTGGAGATCTACCGGCACGAGATGCAGCAGGTCGCCGACACCGCCCCGGCGTTGCTGGAGAGCCGGGAGCCCGACCGGGCGCTGCGCGAGTGGATGGACCGGCTGGCACGGTTCGCCATGACCAAGGCGGGACTGGCCGACGCCATCCGCCAGGCCACCAGCGCACCCGGTCAGCCGGAGAAGCCGGGCCACACCCCGGTGACCGAGGCGGCCGACCTCCTGCTCCGGGCCGCCGAGGAGGCCGGCACCATCCGCCCGGGGGTCACCGCGAGCGACCTCTTCCTCGTCATCGGCGGACTCTGGACGATGGACCCCCACACCGACTGGCAGCCGCGCGCCACTCGCCTGCTGGATTTCGTGATGGACGGGCTGCGGGTGGGGGCGGCTGGGGGGTGA
- a CDS encoding LysR family transcriptional regulator — protein MIDLRRLHVLRAVAHYGTVTAAARALHFTPSAASQQVRQLARDLGVDLLEPQGRGVRLTPAAESLLAHADAIQARWDQAELDLRADHGAPAGVLRVTGFPVAVSVLLAPMAARLGERHPRLSVRITEAGVPESFDLLFEGGTDLAIVEATPRNPPMSDTRFDQQPLLDDPFDLVVPEGHRLAGRSRVDLAEAAREAWIAPVEDSPCRPHVLSACGAAGFTPEIVHHALDWNVCAHLVAHRLGVALIPRLAHLTPHLPITRVRCTGDPHRKLLTCTRTGGHARPAVAAALEQLRALARTAVA, from the coding sequence ATGATTGACCTGCGCCGGCTGCACGTCCTGAGGGCGGTCGCCCACTACGGCACGGTCACCGCGGCCGCCCGAGCCCTGCACTTCACGCCGTCCGCCGCCTCCCAGCAGGTACGGCAGCTCGCCCGCGACCTGGGCGTCGACCTGCTGGAGCCACAGGGGCGCGGTGTGCGTCTCACCCCGGCCGCCGAGAGCCTGCTGGCGCACGCCGACGCCATCCAGGCCCGCTGGGACCAGGCCGAACTGGACCTACGGGCCGACCACGGGGCGCCCGCCGGGGTGCTGCGGGTCACCGGATTCCCCGTCGCCGTCTCTGTCCTGCTCGCGCCGATGGCGGCCCGGCTGGGGGAGCGGCACCCGCGGCTGTCCGTCCGGATCACCGAGGCGGGTGTCCCGGAGAGTTTCGACCTGCTCTTCGAGGGCGGGACCGACCTGGCGATCGTCGAGGCGACCCCGCGCAACCCGCCGATGAGTGATACGCGGTTCGACCAGCAGCCGCTACTTGACGACCCGTTCGACCTGGTCGTGCCCGAGGGGCACCGGCTGGCGGGCCGGAGCCGGGTCGATCTCGCCGAGGCGGCGCGGGAGGCGTGGATCGCGCCGGTGGAGGACAGTCCCTGCCGGCCGCACGTGCTCTCCGCCTGCGGCGCGGCCGGGTTCACCCCCGAGATCGTCCATCACGCCCTCGACTGGAACGTCTGCGCCCACCTCGTGGCCCACCGGCTCGGCGTCGCCCTCATCCCGCGCCTGGCCCATCTGACCCCGCACCTGCCGATCACCCGGGTCCGCTGCACCGGCGATCCCCACCGCAAGCTCCTGACCTGCACCCGGACCGGCGGCCACGCCCGCCCGGCGGTGGCGGCGGCCCTGGAGCAACTACGGGCCCTGGCCCGCACGGCTGTCGCTTGA
- a CDS encoding CaiB/BaiF CoA transferase family protein: MSLQRYPLAGVTVVSLEQAVAAPYATRQLADLGARVIKVERPDGGDFARRYDTTVHSHSSYFVWLNRSKESLTLDLKDPRGHEILHDLLDGADVFVQNLAPGAAARLGLDAATVTGRRPNLIPCTISGYGTTGPWSDRKAYDLLVQCQTGLVSLTGTPEGTARTGISVADIAAGMYAYSGVLTALYTRATTGEAHPVEVSLFEALAEWMGQPAYYTRYGGAQPPRLGTQHATIAPYGTYTAADGKEVLFSIQNEREWVALCAEFLGRPELVDDPRFATGSDRVTHREELNAVVAERFARSGSDEILKDLERIGIACAGVNDVAAFLDHPVLAARGRWSEVQVPGATVEALLPPADLAGLPARMDPVPAVGEHTEAILSELGRTAEEVAALRADGVV, from the coding sequence ATGAGCCTGCAGCGGTATCCCCTGGCCGGGGTCACGGTGGTCAGTCTGGAGCAGGCCGTGGCCGCGCCCTACGCCACGCGGCAGCTCGCCGACCTCGGTGCTCGGGTGATCAAGGTGGAGCGGCCGGACGGCGGCGACTTCGCCCGCCGGTACGACACGACCGTGCACAGCCACTCCAGCTATTTCGTGTGGCTCAACCGCTCCAAGGAGTCCCTCACGCTCGACCTGAAGGACCCCCGCGGCCACGAGATCCTGCACGACCTCCTCGACGGCGCCGACGTGTTCGTGCAGAACCTCGCCCCGGGCGCCGCCGCCCGGCTCGGGCTGGACGCCGCCACCGTCACCGGCCGCCGCCCGAACCTGATCCCGTGCACGATCTCCGGCTACGGCACGACCGGCCCCTGGTCCGACCGCAAGGCCTACGACCTGCTCGTGCAGTGCCAGACCGGGCTGGTGTCGCTGACCGGGACACCCGAAGGGACCGCCCGGACCGGGATCTCCGTCGCGGACATCGCCGCCGGGATGTACGCCTACAGCGGCGTCCTCACCGCCCTGTACACCCGTGCCACCACCGGCGAGGCCCATCCCGTGGAGGTGTCCCTGTTCGAGGCGCTCGCGGAGTGGATGGGCCAGCCCGCCTACTACACCCGGTACGGCGGTGCCCAGCCCCCGCGTCTGGGCACCCAGCACGCCACCATCGCGCCGTACGGCACGTACACCGCCGCCGACGGCAAGGAGGTGCTGTTCTCCATCCAGAACGAGCGGGAGTGGGTGGCTCTGTGCGCCGAGTTCCTCGGCCGTCCGGAGCTGGTCGACGATCCGCGGTTCGCCACCGGCTCCGACCGCGTCACCCACCGCGAGGAGCTCAACGCCGTAGTCGCCGAGCGATTCGCCCGCTCCGGCTCCGACGAGATCCTCAAGGACCTGGAGCGCATCGGCATCGCCTGCGCCGGGGTGAACGACGTCGCCGCGTTCCTGGACCACCCCGTGCTGGCCGCTCGTGGCCGCTGGAGCGAGGTCCAAGTGCCGGGCGCCACCGTGGAGGCGCTGCTCCCGCCCGCCGACCTCGCGGGTCTGCCCGCGCGCATGGACCCCGTGCCGGCCGTGGGCGAGCACACCGAGGCCATCCTCAGCGAACTGGGCCGCACCGCCGAGGAGGTGGCGGCCCTGCGCGCGGACGGCGTCGTCTGA
- a CDS encoding TerC family protein, translating to MNVSLSVWLLTLAALCLLVAVDFFVGRKPHEVSLKEAGTWTVVWVVLAALFGAGLWYFGGSGPAGEFFAGYLTEKSLSVDNLFVFVLIMGKFAVPSQYQQRVLMIGVLMALVLRGVFIAAGAAIISAFFWVFYLFGAFLIWTAWKLVQDARTQDHDEEYQENKLLKMAEQRFGVADRYHGTKLFITENGKRVMTPMLVVMLAIGSTDVLFALDSIPAIYGLTQDPYIVFAANAFALMGLRQLYFLIGGLLKKLVHLSYGLSIILGFIGVKLILHALHESGVHVPEIGIPFSLGFIVLVLAVTTVTSLRASKRQEAEAEAERAGEAG from the coding sequence GTGAACGTGTCGCTGTCCGTATGGCTGCTGACCCTGGCCGCCCTGTGCCTGCTGGTCGCCGTCGACTTCTTCGTCGGCCGCAAGCCGCACGAGGTGTCCCTCAAAGAAGCAGGGACGTGGACCGTGGTGTGGGTCGTCCTGGCGGCCCTGTTCGGGGCGGGGCTCTGGTACTTCGGTGGCAGCGGGCCCGCGGGCGAGTTCTTCGCCGGGTACCTCACCGAGAAGTCGCTCAGCGTCGACAACCTCTTCGTCTTCGTCCTGATCATGGGCAAGTTCGCGGTGCCGTCGCAGTACCAGCAGCGGGTGCTGATGATCGGCGTCCTGATGGCCCTGGTGCTGCGGGGCGTGTTCATCGCGGCCGGGGCGGCGATCATCTCCGCCTTCTTCTGGGTGTTCTACCTCTTCGGGGCGTTCCTGATCTGGACCGCCTGGAAGCTGGTCCAGGACGCCCGTACGCAGGACCACGACGAGGAGTACCAGGAGAACAAGCTGCTGAAGATGGCGGAACAGCGCTTCGGCGTGGCCGACCGCTATCACGGCACGAAGCTGTTCATCACCGAGAACGGCAAGCGGGTCATGACCCCGATGCTGGTCGTGATGCTCGCGATCGGCTCCACCGATGTGCTGTTCGCCCTCGACTCCATCCCGGCCATCTACGGTCTGACGCAGGACCCGTACATCGTCTTCGCCGCGAACGCCTTCGCCCTGATGGGCCTGCGCCAGCTGTACTTCCTCATCGGCGGCCTGCTGAAGAAGCTGGTCCACCTCTCCTACGGCCTGTCGATCATCCTGGGCTTCATCGGCGTGAAGCTGATACTGCACGCGCTGCACGAGTCGGGCGTCCACGTCCCCGAGATCGGCATCCCGTTCTCGCTGGGCTTCATCGTGCTGGTCCTGGCGGTCACGACGGTCACGAGCCTGCGCGCGTCGAAACGGCAGGAGGCCGAGGCGGAGGCCGAGCGGGCCGGGGAGGCCGGCTAG
- a CDS encoding phosphoribosyltransferase: MRFRDRRQAGEELAETLRTRQREGHLPDPLVLALPRGGVAVAREVAAVLDAPLDVLVVRKIGAPHQEELGVGAMAGDEVPLLDEDAVRHLGIGKAALASVIERERAELRRRERLYRQGRPAPDLRGRTVIVVDDGLATGSTARAALRFVRRQGPGKVLLAAPVCSREGAELMRGEADEVVCLHRPAAFMAVGLWYENFDQLTDQDVLEALHVQL, encoded by the coding sequence ATGCGGTTCCGTGATCGCCGGCAGGCCGGTGAGGAGCTGGCCGAAACACTGCGCACCCGGCAGCGCGAGGGGCACCTGCCCGACCCCCTCGTCCTCGCCCTGCCGCGCGGTGGAGTCGCCGTGGCCCGCGAGGTCGCCGCCGTCCTGGACGCCCCGCTCGACGTGCTCGTCGTACGGAAGATCGGGGCGCCCCACCAGGAGGAGCTCGGCGTCGGCGCGATGGCCGGGGACGAGGTGCCGCTCCTGGACGAGGACGCCGTGCGCCACCTCGGTATCGGCAAGGCCGCGCTCGCTTCCGTCATCGAGCGGGAGCGCGCCGAACTGCGGCGCCGTGAGCGGCTGTACCGGCAGGGACGGCCCGCCCCTGACCTGCGCGGACGGACCGTGATCGTCGTCGACGACGGCCTGGCGACCGGTTCCACGGCCCGCGCCGCGCTGCGCTTCGTACGCCGTCAGGGGCCCGGGAAGGTGCTGCTGGCCGCGCCCGTGTGCTCCCGTGAGGGCGCCGAGCTGATGCGCGGCGAGGCCGACGAGGTCGTCTGCCTGCACCGGCCGGCCGCGTTCATGGCGGTGGGTCTCTGGTACGAGAACTTCGACCAACTGACGGACCAGGACGTCCTGGAGGCGCTGCATGTGCAGCTTTGA
- a CDS encoding dienelactone hydrolase family protein, whose amino-acid sequence MDSRTVTLPAGGADLTGDLAVPPDARAVVLFAHGSGSSRHSPRNREVAAGLRTAGLGTLLIDLLTEEEERRDAVTAELRFDIPLLGRRLVAALDWLAREPGTSDLPVVLFGASTGAGAALVAAAQRPERVRAVVSRGGRPDLAGDALDAVRAPVLLIVGGRDTHVLGLNETAARRLPGPHTLHVVPGATHLFEEPGALGQVTEAARQWCDERIRAATGR is encoded by the coding sequence ATGGACTCCCGGACGGTCACCCTGCCCGCCGGCGGCGCGGACCTCACCGGCGACCTGGCCGTGCCCCCGGACGCCCGCGCGGTCGTGCTGTTCGCGCACGGCAGCGGCAGCTCCCGGCACAGCCCCCGCAACCGCGAGGTCGCGGCAGGCCTGCGCACCGCGGGGCTCGGCACCCTGCTGATCGACCTGCTCACCGAGGAGGAGGAACGCCGCGACGCCGTCACCGCCGAGCTCCGCTTCGACATCCCCCTGCTGGGCCGCCGCCTCGTCGCCGCCCTCGACTGGCTGGCTCGGGAGCCCGGCACCTCGGACCTGCCCGTCGTCCTGTTCGGCGCCAGCACCGGCGCGGGCGCCGCCCTGGTCGCCGCCGCGCAACGCCCCGAGCGGGTACGGGCGGTCGTCTCGCGCGGTGGGCGGCCCGACCTGGCGGGCGACGCCCTGGACGCCGTACGCGCCCCGGTGCTGCTGATCGTGGGCGGCCGGGACACGCACGTGCTGGGGCTCAACGAGACCGCGGCCCGGCGGCTGCCCGGCCCGCACACCCTCCACGTGGTGCCGGGCGCCACCCATCTCTTCGAGGAACCGGGCGCGCTCGGCCAGGTCACCGAGGCGGCCCGGCAGTGGTGCGACGAGCGGATACGGGCCGCCACGGGCCGGTGA
- a CDS encoding GlxA family transcriptional regulator produces the protein MTDRRIVFVVFDGFQPLDLTGPHEVFHSAGEYACEVVATRAGPVRSASGLVVHAAHGVTDLDPAGTDTLVVVGGRGVDRAREDEALVAWVVAAAAGARRVASVCSGVFLLAAAGLLEGRRVTTHWARGEQLAREHPGVRVDCDPVFVRDGRVWTSAGVSAGMDLALALVEDDLGRGVAHEVARRLVLFLRRPGGQSQFSVALWSRQPATDPVRAAVGAIHADPGARHDIAGLAAHAGLSPRHLQRRFTAELGVPPAAYVERVRVEAAQRALTDGDEPVEAIARRCGFATAETLRRTFHRRLGVAPSDYRARFRSTTGAPADLSQEGTSA, from the coding sequence GTGACCGATCGCCGTATCGTCTTCGTCGTCTTCGACGGCTTCCAGCCGCTCGACCTCACCGGACCGCACGAGGTGTTCCACAGCGCCGGCGAGTACGCCTGCGAGGTGGTGGCGACCCGGGCGGGGCCGGTGCGGTCGGCGAGCGGGCTGGTCGTGCACGCCGCCCACGGCGTGACGGACCTCGACCCGGCCGGGACGGACACCCTCGTGGTGGTCGGCGGCCGGGGCGTCGACCGGGCCCGGGAGGACGAGGCGCTCGTCGCCTGGGTTGTCGCGGCCGCGGCAGGTGCCCGGCGGGTGGCCTCGGTGTGCAGCGGGGTGTTCCTGCTGGCGGCGGCCGGTCTGCTGGAGGGGCGGCGGGTCACCACGCACTGGGCGCGCGGGGAGCAGCTCGCCCGGGAGCATCCCGGGGTGCGCGTGGACTGCGACCCGGTCTTCGTCCGGGACGGGCGGGTGTGGACGTCGGCCGGGGTGAGCGCCGGGATGGATCTGGCGCTCGCCCTGGTGGAGGACGACCTCGGCCGGGGCGTCGCGCACGAGGTGGCCCGCCGGCTGGTGCTGTTCCTGCGCCGGCCGGGCGGGCAGTCGCAGTTCAGCGTGGCGCTGTGGTCGCGGCAGCCGGCGACGGACCCGGTGCGGGCCGCCGTCGGCGCGATCCACGCCGATCCCGGTGCCCGGCACGACATCGCGGGTCTCGCCGCGCACGCCGGGCTGAGCCCGCGTCATCTTCAGCGCCGCTTCACCGCCGAACTCGGCGTGCCGCCCGCGGCGTACGTCGAGCGGGTGCGCGTCGAGGCGGCCCAGCGGGCGCTGACGGACGGGGACGAACCGGTGGAGGCCATCGCCCGGCGCTGCGGCTTCGCCACCGCCGAGACCCTGCGCCGCACGTTCCACCGCCGGCTCGGTGTCGCGCCGTCGGACTACCGCGCCAGGTTCCGCTCCACGACCGGAGCCCCGGCAGATCTCTCACAGGAAGGAACAAGCGCATGA
- a CDS encoding DJ-1/PfpI family protein has protein sequence MTTYGLLVFEDAEELDFVGPWEVFTVSARLRDSGDTAVLVSEHPGPVRCNKGLRVLPDHTFDDHPPLDVLHVPGGLGARETQLHNPVVTGWIAKTAEQATWVHGACTGTFLLHAAGPARGRRVATHWSQEDALEARGDVTVVRDARYVVDGGLVTSQGVSAGIDSALWLVGRLHGRDHARAVRRYIQYDPAPPYLADEPV, from the coding sequence ATGACGACCTACGGACTGCTGGTCTTCGAGGACGCCGAGGAGCTGGACTTCGTGGGGCCCTGGGAGGTCTTCACCGTCTCAGCGCGGCTGCGGGACAGCGGCGACACGGCCGTGCTGGTCTCGGAGCACCCCGGACCCGTGCGCTGCAACAAGGGCCTGCGCGTGCTGCCCGACCACACCTTCGACGACCATCCGCCGCTGGACGTGCTGCATGTGCCGGGCGGGCTGGGCGCGCGTGAGACCCAGTTGCACAACCCGGTGGTCACCGGCTGGATCGCCAAGACGGCGGAGCAGGCGACCTGGGTGCACGGCGCGTGCACCGGCACGTTCCTGCTGCATGCCGCCGGACCCGCCCGGGGGCGCCGGGTTGCCACGCACTGGAGCCAGGAGGACGCCCTGGAGGCGCGCGGGGACGTGACGGTGGTCCGGGACGCCCGCTATGTGGTCGACGGCGGCCTGGTCACCAGCCAGGGCGTCTCGGCCGGGATCGACAGCGCGTTGTGGCTGGTCGGGCGGCTGCACGGCCGGGATCACGCGCGGGCCGTACGGCGCTACATCCAGTACGACCCGGCGCCGCCGTACCTCGCGGACGAGCCCGTCTGA
- a CDS encoding archease: MGGDTSDGGQGRQPGESGHRAVPHPGDIRIEAWAACREHCVAEAALAMVESFADVSRVRPTAVDRVRLPEASSDDLLAALLDEIIFRLEAYGQVPVDVEADEADGGLDVRLAVTGITDVEITGAVPTAVAWEELRIGPDPYGWSCAVTVDA; this comes from the coding sequence ATGGGCGGTGACACGAGCGACGGCGGGCAAGGGCGGCAGCCGGGCGAGAGCGGGCACCGGGCGGTGCCGCATCCGGGCGACATCCGGATCGAGGCGTGGGCGGCATGCAGAGAGCACTGCGTGGCGGAGGCCGCCCTGGCGATGGTCGAGAGTTTCGCGGACGTGTCCCGGGTGCGGCCCACCGCCGTGGACCGGGTGCGGCTGCCCGAGGCGAGCAGCGACGACCTGCTCGCCGCGCTGCTGGACGAAATCATCTTCCGCCTTGAGGCGTACGGGCAGGTGCCCGTGGACGTGGAGGCGGACGAGGCCGACGGCGGCCTGGACGTACGGCTGGCCGTCACCGGCATCACCGACGTGGAGATCACCGGGGCGGTGCCGACGGCGGTGGCGTGGGAGGAGCTGCGGATCGGGCCGGATCCGTACGGCTGGTCGTGTGCGGTGACGGTCGACGCCTGA